From Salvelinus namaycush isolate Seneca chromosome 2, SaNama_1.0, whole genome shotgun sequence, one genomic window encodes:
- the LOC120021789 gene encoding uncharacterized protein LOC120021789 — translation MLKEVKAPQKVMWNQTVKKAFWVDSGAGIDSQIHSVLSTFKPSGPPLPRLTVSPAVIRELDSVQLSCVTPPSVSVSHCYLFTEKRDYKPSCRQTLTGTELLSWSDQRSPAVVNVRCYYYAVGSYNPSSHSDPVSVTVEGKLQKPDISVNDESSHDITILCVLPESVSDGHSCNLYTGDQPQAYKEAWVRRFNATLSKLFCTFRVTKNDLFRHLQLERDVSCDYRVNTGSHSLSPRSDKYIITGQKPNITVSLKENLITCLIPGSVSNDTTCNLYVGEQSKSLFRAHVRKKKHNDSKCWFCQFSVDENDLIRSLQLVRRKEVSCDYSVSSGPNSLSPRSDGYSFTVSTVTSTLTPDTPVRSTTSLTSPLTPSTAVNPTSGVLVIFL, via the exons ATGCTTAAG GAGGTCAAAGCTCCACAGAAAGTGATGTGGAATCAAACAGTCAAGAAAGCATTCTGG GTGGATTCAGGTGCTGGAATCGATTCTCAGATCCATTCTGTACTGTCCACGTTCAAGCCCTCAG GCCCTCCTCTTCCCAGGTTGACAGTGAGTCCTGCAGTCATCAGAGAGCTAGACTCAGTTCAGCTGAGCTGTGTGACTCCTCCATCCGTCTCCGTGTCTCACTGTTATCTCTTCACTGAGAAGCGAGACTATAAACCATCCTGTCGGCAGACACTCACAGGGACTGAGCTCCTCTCGTGGTCAGATCAACGTTCACCTGCTGTGGTCAACGTGAGATGTTACTACTACGCTGTAGGGAGTTATAACCCATCCTCTCACAGTGATCCTGTCTCGGTCACTGTCGAAG GTAAACTGCAGAAACCAGACATTAGTGTCAATGACGAATCTTCTCATGACATCACCATTCTTTGTGTACTTCCTGAGTCTGTCAGTGATGGTCATAGCTGTAACCTGTACACTGGAGACCAGCCTCAGGCCTACAAAGAGGCTTGGGTCAGGAGATTTAACGCAACATTATCCAAACTATTCTGTACCTTCCGTGTCACTAAGAATGATCTGTTCAGGCATCTGCAGTTGGAGAGAGATGTGAGCTGTGACTATAGAGTGAACACAGGATCACACTCTCTGTCTCCCCGCAGTGATAAATACATTATTACAG GTCAGAAACCAAATATTACAGTTAGTCTGAAAGAGAACCTCATCACCTGTTTAATTCCTGGCTCTGTCAGTAATGACACCACCTGTAACCTGTATGTTGGAGAGCAGAGTAAGAGTCTTTTTAGAGCACACGTCAGGAAGAAGAAACACAACGATTCCAAATGCTGGTTCTGTCAATTCTCTGTGGACGAGAATGATCTTATTAGAAGTCTACAGTTAGTGAGGCGTAAGGAGGTGAGCTGTGACTACAGCGTGAGCTCAGGACCAAACTCTCTCTCACCACGCAGTGATGGGTACAGCTTTACAG TTTCGACTGTTACTTCTACTTTGACCCCAGACACCCCAGTGAGATCAACTACCA GTTTGACCTCTCCTTTGACCCCCAGCACTGCAGTAAATCCTACATCAGGTGTGTTGGTCATCTTTCTCTAG